In one window of Candidatus Methylomirabilota bacterium DNA:
- a CDS encoding carboxymuconolactone decarboxylase family protein translates to MARLTPITSKDQVAARDHAIVDAIVKSRGTLQGPFMMFLHCPELAGRVAHLGAYVRFEGTLDMRVRVLAAMVVARELDAVYVWGAQTGSARKQGVPESTITAIREKHARGLPPEDAQIVEFTQQLLRRHRVDDATVQALRKRFGDDAFIQLTGAIGYYSMLAMTVNACDLEAAPGAEVLKV, encoded by the coding sequence ATGGCCAGACTGACGCCCATCACGAGCAAGGACCAGGTGGCGGCCCGGGACCACGCCATCGTGGATGCCATCGTCAAGAGCCGAGGGACGCTGCAGGGGCCGTTCATGATGTTCCTGCACTGTCCGGAGCTGGCCGGGCGCGTGGCGCACCTGGGCGCCTACGTGCGCTTCGAGGGCACGCTGGACATGCGGGTGCGCGTGCTGGCCGCGATGGTGGTGGCCCGCGAGCTCGACGCCGTCTACGTGTGGGGCGCCCAGACCGGCTCGGCCCGCAAGCAAGGCGTGCCCGAGTCGACCATCACCGCCATTCGCGAGAAGCACGCCCGCGGCCTGCCGCCCGAGGACGCTCAGATCGTGGAGTTCACCCAGCAGCTCCTGCGCCGGCACCGCGTCGACGATGCTACCGTACAAGCGTTGCGCAAGCGCTTCGGCGACGACGCCTTCATCCAGCTCACCGGGGCCATCGGCTACTACAGCATGCTGGCCATGACGGTCAACGCCTGCGACCTCGAGGCAGCCCCTGGCGCCGAAGTGCTGAAGGTGTAG
- a CDS encoding LLM class flavin-dependent oxidoreductase yields MQVGIFLEERRPGTSEGGSLQETLELADLAEAWGLDGVWLGEIHFNPTRSVHSAPVALASFIAGRTRRVRVGTAVQVLPLGNPLRIAEEVATVDHLSQGRFDFGVGRSGSPRAYDVLGVPYGESQARFEEALEIILRSWKGEPFSFHGKFFHFENTRVAPSPYQRPHPPIRMAANSPETFPVVARLGLQLFAGLRDLGIPELKRYVADYRAAWRQAGHPGRGDVCVRIPIYLAPTEREAIEEPRDNMVYFFRRHAEIVRGGVGRTDTGPADRRRARLDEIAGLTYDDILATRVAFGTPASVAERLRRLRGELDIDGIVAELNPSGLFPMERMQRTLRILTHDVMPALKGP; encoded by the coding sequence ATGCAGGTCGGGATCTTCCTCGAGGAGCGGCGGCCGGGCACGAGCGAGGGCGGCTCGCTACAGGAAACCCTGGAGCTGGCGGATCTGGCCGAGGCCTGGGGGCTCGACGGCGTCTGGCTCGGCGAGATCCACTTCAACCCGACCCGTTCCGTGCACTCGGCTCCCGTCGCCCTGGCCAGCTTCATCGCCGGGCGCACGCGGCGGGTGCGCGTGGGCACGGCCGTCCAGGTCCTGCCGCTGGGCAATCCCCTGCGCATCGCCGAGGAGGTGGCCACGGTGGACCATCTGAGCCAGGGGCGCTTCGACTTCGGGGTCGGACGCAGCGGCTCGCCGCGCGCCTACGACGTGCTGGGGGTGCCCTACGGGGAGAGCCAGGCGCGCTTCGAGGAGGCGCTGGAGATCATCCTCCGATCCTGGAAGGGCGAGCCGTTCAGCTTCCACGGCAAGTTCTTCCACTTCGAGAACACCCGGGTGGCTCCGAGCCCGTATCAGCGGCCCCATCCGCCCATCCGCATGGCCGCCAACTCTCCAGAGACGTTCCCGGTCGTCGCCCGCCTGGGCCTGCAGCTCTTCGCCGGGCTGCGCGATCTCGGCATTCCGGAGCTGAAGCGCTACGTGGCCGACTACCGCGCGGCGTGGCGACAGGCCGGCCACCCCGGACGGGGTGACGTCTGTGTCCGCATCCCGATCTATCTGGCGCCCACCGAGCGCGAGGCCATCGAAGAGCCCCGCGACAACATGGTGTACTTCTTCCGCCGTCACGCCGAGATCGTCCGAGGGGGCGTGGGACGGACGGACACCGGGCCGGCCGATCGGCGCCGGGCCCGGCTCGACGAGATCGCCGGGCTCACGTACGACGACATCCTGGCCACCCGCGTCGCCTTCGGCACCCCGGCCAGCGTGGCCGAGCGCCTGCGGCGGCTGCGGGGCGAGCTGGACATCGACGGCATCGTGGCCGAGCTGAATCCCAGCGGCCTGTTCCCGATGGAGCGGATGCAGCGGACGCTGCGCATTCTGACCCACGATGTGATGCCGGCCCTCAAGGGCCCGTGA
- a CDS encoding CinA family nicotinamide mononucleotide deamidase-related protein, with amino-acid sequence MRIELICTGDEVLTGKIVNTNFSYISQKLEDVGLSLQWETTVGDDRENLLRAFQLAGERADAVIVNGGLGPTVDDLSQEVAAQAAGVELVLSEEWVVRMEEFFRRRSRVMPPNNRKQALLPATAELLDNPIGTACGFAVDIGKARFFFTPGVPRELRRMLEEQVIPRLLARSGLQTAIHLKRFHSYGLGESHVDSLLQGVADLVSDGSVKLGFRAHYPQLETKLTVRGTDMDDIRGKLAPVVQEVRRRLGNFIVAEDDQTLEGVILGALSSRQATLAVVETFTSGQIAARLGHLPGAEKVFHRGIVARDLGEICAAVGLDRAAASGEITRQTAEAVARAAQGHTAATLALAVLIDLDEGPDRIEFGGTICLAIVAGSEAASRRSRIVGGREWVRLGAVEMGLDCLRRYLQGLPVVERIDFEKV; translated from the coding sequence ATGCGCATCGAGCTCATCTGCACCGGCGACGAAGTCCTCACGGGGAAGATCGTCAACACCAACTTCAGCTATATCAGCCAGAAGCTCGAGGACGTCGGGCTCTCGCTGCAGTGGGAGACCACGGTCGGGGACGATCGCGAGAACCTGCTCCGGGCCTTCCAGCTCGCCGGCGAGCGGGCCGACGCGGTCATCGTGAACGGGGGCCTGGGGCCCACGGTCGACGATCTCTCCCAGGAGGTCGCGGCCCAGGCCGCCGGCGTCGAGCTCGTGCTCAGCGAGGAGTGGGTGGTCCGGATGGAAGAGTTCTTCCGCCGGCGCAGCCGCGTGATGCCGCCCAACAACCGCAAGCAGGCCCTGCTGCCGGCCACCGCCGAGCTGCTCGACAATCCCATCGGCACCGCCTGCGGCTTCGCCGTCGACATCGGCAAGGCGCGCTTCTTCTTCACCCCCGGCGTGCCGCGCGAGCTGCGCCGGATGCTCGAGGAGCAGGTCATCCCCCGGCTGCTCGCCCGCAGCGGGTTGCAGACGGCTATCCACCTCAAGCGCTTCCACTCCTACGGGCTCGGGGAATCGCACGTGGACAGCCTGCTGCAGGGCGTGGCCGACCTCGTTTCCGACGGCAGCGTGAAGCTCGGCTTCCGGGCCCACTACCCGCAGCTCGAGACGAAGCTGACGGTGCGCGGCACCGACATGGACGACATCCGCGGGAAGCTGGCGCCGGTCGTGCAGGAAGTGCGCCGACGGCTCGGCAACTTCATCGTGGCCGAGGACGACCAGACGCTCGAGGGCGTCATCCTGGGAGCGCTGAGCAGCCGGCAGGCGACGCTCGCTGTCGTGGAGACGTTCACCAGCGGACAGATCGCGGCCCGCCTCGGCCACCTGCCGGGTGCGGAGAAGGTCTTCCACCGGGGGATCGTCGCCCGCGATCTCGGCGAGATATGCGCGGCGGTCGGGCTCGACCGCGCGGCCGCCAGCGGTGAGATCACGCGACAGACCGCAGAAGCCGTGGCGCGCGCCGCCCAGGGGCACACCGCGGCCACCCTGGCCCTCGCCGTCCTGATCGACCTGGATGAAGGTCCCGACCGCATCGAGTTCGGCGGCACCATCTGCCTGGCCATCGTCGCCGGATCGGAGGCGGCGTCCCGGCGCAGCCGGATCGTGGGCGGCCGCGAGTGGGTCCGCCTGGGCGCGGTGGAGATGGGGCTCGACTGCCTGCGCCGGTACCTGCAGGGCTTGCCGGTGGTGGAGCGCATCGACTTCGAGAAGGTGTGA